The Candidatus Poribacteria bacterium genome includes a window with the following:
- a CDS encoding PCP reductase family protein, which translates to MKFLCIDCDTAMKFKDVTRPEQGSVTALFECPDCFTEIAMYLNPSETQMLKSLDLKLGGNNEAAQPMQLVRSQLETAKDNVMPNEVSPETGSGETAEGGKCPFTGVISEAFQETSEPTEPTGPVWSAEALERLERIPAFVRPMAKMGIESFAKENGHDEITGEIMDAARGNFPAQF; encoded by the coding sequence ATGAAGTTCCTGTGCATAGACTGTGATACGGCGATGAAGTTTAAAGACGTTACCCGTCCGGAACAAGGCTCTGTGACAGCACTTTTTGAATGCCCTGACTGCTTCACAGAGATCGCCATGTACCTCAATCCGTCGGAGACCCAGATGCTGAAGTCTTTGGATCTCAAACTCGGTGGTAACAACGAAGCAGCGCAGCCGATGCAGCTGGTGCGTTCACAGCTGGAAACAGCGAAAGACAATGTGATGCCTAATGAGGTTTCTCCAGAGACGGGTTCAGGTGAAACCGCTGAGGGTGGTAAGTGCCCCTTTACTGGCGTTATCTCCGAGGCGTTTCAGGAAACTTCTGAACCGACCGAACCAACGGGTCCCGTCTGGTCGGCGGAGGCACTTGAACGTTTGGAACGGATTCCGGCGTTTGTTCGTCCTATGGCGAAGATGGGGATTGAGAGTTTTGCGAAAGAAAACGGACATGACGAGATTACAGGCGAAATCATGGATGCCGCCCGTGGAAACTTCCCCGCCCAGTTCTAA